The Methanocella arvoryzae MRE50 DNA window GCCGTCGGGGCTGAACACGGTGATAGCCCGGTCGTAGCCCATCATCTGTGGTGTCATCTGCTGCATCTTGTCTTTCACTCCTGTTGATTAGTTACTGTATCAGAAGAGGTTAGGCTGAGATAGCGGGTGTTCCCGCGTTTCAGTACCTCCCGTTCATCCGGAACAATGTCAATTTCATCTCCCTTCTCTCTCACCGCAGTTCCGGACATGCGCCCATGGCGAATTTGTATAGAAAGGATATTAGTGGAAGCTATGTTTTCTGGAACAATATATTTTTCTGTTGCAGCCCGTATCGTACCCGATACTCCTGAGATAAAGATGTGAGCGCGGGTGCCTTTGATGACGTAGACAGTGGCGATCGCTGCCCGGGCAAGCTCCACGGCACCGTGGTTCACCCGCAGGATGCCCCGGAAGCCATCGAAGTCCATGAGCCGGTAGCCGATCTCGCTGCTGCCGGTATCCCCGAGAAGGGTCTGAGTGGCGAAGTATATCTCGTCCAGCAGCACCTTCCGGTCTACAGGATCGCCGCTCTCGGTGACGACCTTGAAGGCGATGTACCGCTTCTTTTCCCGCAGGGAAGATGGCAGGATTTTCATTCGTCGCCCCCTCCCGCCCCGACGATCTCGACGCCGTCCATGACGTAGCTGGCCGAGGACCGGCGGATGATCTGCTCCGGATAATAGGTGAGGCCCTTGATCGCCTCGGCCTCGTTCAGGCCGAACAGTCTGGCTATCGCGATCATGCAGCGCGGGTCCCGCAAATCGTAGTGGGACATGGCCCCTGAAGTGATCACGTAGGGAGCCCCGTATTTTCTGACGAGGGCAAAGTTAGCCCTGTAGCTGGACAGGGTGCGGACTCTGGTCCCGCCCCGGTTGTGGATGATGGGAAAAAGGCTGAACTCGATGGCCACCTGCTTATCGGCGGCCAGCTTTGCGATGATGTGGTTGATGCCGCTGGTCTTGCCCCCGTCGTGCGGGTGGGTGAGCACGTCGGCTCTGCCGTCCTCGCAGGCAGCCCGGTTGATCGCCTCGTCGCCGCCGTGAACAGCTAGCACCTGGACCCGGCTGCGGTACTTTTCCACCAGCCGGCGCAGCTCGTTGGCGTTCGCCGGCGAGACTTCGACACCCCGGAGCACTTTGAAGTTCTGCGGTAGTGGCTCCTTTCCGGCGAAAAAGTCGTGGTGTGGCGAAGCGCATATCCCCGACAGGCCCAGTCTTCCGGCCTCCAGCGCCATTCTCGAGACGGAACTCGAGCCCTCCGGGTAGGGGTGAATGTTCATGTCATAGTAGTGTAGCTCTTGCTCACTCGCCGGCATGGAAATAGTCCTGGAGTATCTTGAGCCCCAGCTCATATTTGGCGGGGTACGCGGCCACCTTGGCCTTTAGTGCTATGGCGTCCTCAGCGTACGTGATCCTCACGTCGCCGAGATAGGCATCCTGCTTGGACAGGCGGAGGAAGAATGTGCAATCTTCGCTGACCCGCTCCGGAAGCTCCGAGATCAGTGCCCTGAGATCCTCTTCCGGCAGCTTGTCACGTAGAAATTTCATGTACTGCGTCGCAGCCTTCTTTTCCAGCCGGGCAGTAAAAATAGTGATAGGGTTGCCGAAGTAGCCTTCGGTCTCGAGGGCTTCGATCGGAGTATCCTGGGGAAGAACGTTCTCGAGGGCCTGTCTGACCCTCGAGGGTTCCTCTGTCGAGTGTGCCTGCGTTCTGAACAGGATATAGTGGATCATTTGCCCCTGCGGTCGTGAGCCTGGACAGACGGGTAGTTCTTCTCGGTGCCCTTGCCCTTCCGCCTCTGGCCTCTGCCCTTCTTGCCGGCGCTGGTCAGGCCTCTCTCGGCCCTTCCCCGGTGGGTGCCCTTAGTAATCCAGCTCAGGTTCTTGTCGCTGGCGATACTCGGGTGGTGGGGGTCGACGAGGATAATCTCATACCACTTGTGCTTGCCGTCCTGGCCAACCCAGTAGGAGTTCAGAACTTCCATGTTGGGGAACTTGCGGCTTGCCCTGACCTCTGCCATCCTCTGGATGCTGGTGCGCCTGGTCAGAGTCCTCAGACCCATGTGCTTGGACTTCCTGCCTCTGGAGTACCTGGACTTGCGGCGGCCGCCGCGGCGGACGTGCGCGCGTGCGACGATGATGCCCTGCTTGGCCTTGTAGCCAAGTGCTCGCGCCCTGTCGAGCCTTGTGGGCCTGTCGATCTTGACGACTGTGGGCTCCTTCCTCCATTCCTGGAGGCGTTCCCAGAAGAGTTCGCCGACATACGTCTTGCTGGGGTTCTTCCAGGCATCGCGTATGTAGCTGTATGCGGATTTTACCATTAGTTTCGTGTCTCCTTTGAATAGTGTTTCCTGGTTCAACCTATCCTGTCATGATGAATATGGATAGGCCACATCCCGGCGGGAACGTATCCCGCGACTGAAACCGTTGGAACAATAAACAGGTCCTATAATATAAATATTTCGTATTGTCCGGGCGCTAAAGCAGCCTGCTGGCACATGGCCAGAGAAGGCGTCAGCAGGACGGAGAAAGAGTTTAAGTAAAAAGAGAAGGGCCTTACGGCCGCATTCAATGATTGTAACAGTAAACAGGTCCCGGGACTCTTAAAGATAAGCCTTACGCCTTCTTCTTCGAGTCCTTAGCCTTCTCGTCCTTCTTAGGCTTGCTGCCGCAGCCGCATCCACATCCTGCCATCAGTAGTCACCTCTTTGAAGGTTTATCTATGCTGGATAATCGCTCAAGGTACAAATACTTTATTTTGTTATGAGGTCGGCCAGTTCCTCGACTCCGGCACCAGTCTTCAGGTTGGTCTTCAGGATCTGGATGTTCGAGTTGTGGCGCTTCATGTCCTTTTCCATGCGCTCGATGCTGGCTCCGACGGCCCCGGCAAGGTCTACCTTGTTGATGATGCCGATCTGGCATTCCCGGAACATGGCCGGGTGCTTGTTGACCACGTCGTCGCCTTCGGTGACGGAGACGATGACCACCCGCTTGTGGCTGCCCACGGGGAAGTCGGTGGGGCAGACCATGTTGCCGACGTTCTCGATCAGCAGCAGGTCGATGTCGTCCAGGGGCAGATGATGCAGCGCGTGGTGCACCATGTGTGCGTCGAGATGGCATTCCGTGCCGGTGTTGAGGTTCTCCGTCGGGATGTTCAGGGCGTGGATGCGCTGATAGTCGTCGTCGCCGTAGCAGTCGCCGACAATGGCGCCTACCTTGAAGCCTCTGTTCCGCAGGACAGGGGTAAGCTTCTCGACCAGCATAGTCTTGCCGGAGCCCACTGCTCCGAGAATGTCGATCGCCTTGATGCCGTGTTCCTCGAGGTGTTCCCGGTTCTCTTCTGCCTGCCTCTTGTTGGCCTCTGTGACGCTGGCACCTACGTTAACCTGAATTTTATGCAAGATATCACCGTGAAGATTTTAGATCAATCATGGCATCATCAATGAAATATTTGTCGCCGCCGGCGTATCTGCACCGGCGCAAGTGCACGACCTTCGAAGCATAAAGTTAAAGATTGGTAGAAGAAGTATATAACGGAAAAAGAAGATAATGGCACAATGCTTGGAATCATCAGGCATATGCTGCAGCTGTTGATGTCGAGTGGGATGGAAGATGGTTAATGCACGCTTGTTAGTGGTCGAGGATGAGAGCATTGTCGCCAAGGACATTCAGCACCGGCTGAGAAACCTCGGTTACGAAGTGCCGGCGGTAGTCGCCTACGGTGAGAAGGCCATCGAGAAAGCGGGAGAATTACAGCCAGACCTGGTGCTGATGGACATCTTCCTGAAGGGGGAGATGGACGGTATCCAGGCTGCGGAAGAGATCAAGCGCCAGTACGACATTCCGGTCATTTTCCTCACCGCTTTCGCTGATCCGAACACGCTGCAGCGGGCGAAGATCACAGAGCCGTTCGGCTATATCCTGAAGCCGTTCGAGGAGAGAGAGCTGCTCACTGCCATCGAGATGGCCCTGTACAAGCACAAGATGGAGAGACGGCTCAAGGAAAGCGAGCGGTGGCTGTCAGTCACGCTCAAGAGCATAGGGGACGCGATCATCACCACGGACATGGCGGGCAAGATCACGTTCATGAACCACGTTGCCGAAAACCTGACCGGCTGGAAGCAGGAGGAAGCGCACAGGCGGGATCTGTTCGGCATCTTCAACCTCATAGACGAGGCGGGCAGGACGCTGGAGAGCCCGGTCAGCAGAGTCATCAAAGAAGGCGCTGCCGTCATTCAGCAGAACGACGTCATCCTCATCGCCCGGAACGGGAACGAGATCGCCATAGACAGCAGCGCAGCGCCCATAAGGGATGACAAGAACAACACTATCGGCGCCGTGCTGGTCTTCCGGGACATCACCGAGCGGAAGCAGACGGAGGAGGCGCTGCAGTTCACCCAGTTCTCGGTCGACCACGCCGCAGACGCCGCCTTCTGGGTCCGGGACGACGGACACTTCTTCTACGTGAACGAGGCCGCCTGCCAGTCGCTCGGCTACCGCCGGGACGAGCTGCTCAGGATGAGCATAGCGGACATCAGCGAGGATATCACGGAGCAAGAGTGGCCGGACCACATGAATCGGCTCAAGGAGCACGGCAGGTGGACCTTCGAATCGAAGCACAGGAAAAAGGACGGCAAGGTCTTCCCGGTAGAGGTCACCACCAACGTCCTCAAGTTCAACGGACGGGAGTACATCTGCACCTTCGCCCGGGACATCACCGAGCGTAAGCAGGCCGAGCAGACCTTGATGGAAAACAACCGCCACCTCGAGATCATCAGCTCGATCACCTCCACGATCAACAAGTCGGACAACACCAGAGACATGCTGGACCACGTGCTCCGGGACATCCTGAACCTCCTCGAGATCGATTCGGGCGCCATATACCTGTTCGACTCGGAGGATGCTTCTGAGATGAAGCTCAGGGCTGCGGTCACCCGCTTAGAGAGAGGCAGGGTAGTCAGGTACAAGCAGACGGTGCCGGGGATCACCATTGTAGACCAGGGAAGCATCTTCTACAGCGACAGCACCCAGTACCTGTACGAGAGCGACGGCGCCAGCGCAGTCACAAACGTGCCGATATCCGTCAAGGACAAGGTGGTAGGTATCATGACCCTGTCACCCGGGAG harbors:
- a CDS encoding Rpp14/Pop5 family protein, producing the protein MKILPSSLREKKRYIAFKVVTESGDPVDRKVLLDEIYFATQTLLGDTGSSEIGYRLMDFDGFRGILRVNHGAVELARAAIATVYVIKGTRAHIFISGVSGTIRAATEKYIVPENIASTNILSIQIRHGRMSGTAVREKGDEIDIVPDEREVLKRGNTRYLSLTSSDTVTNQQE
- the rnp3 gene encoding ribonuclease P protein component 3, which codes for MPASEQELHYYDMNIHPYPEGSSSVSRMALEAGRLGLSGICASPHHDFFAGKEPLPQNFKVLRGVEVSPANANELRRLVEKYRSRVQVLAVHGGDEAINRAACEDGRADVLTHPHDGGKTSGINHIIAKLAADKQVAIEFSLFPIIHNRGGTRVRTLSSYRANFALVRKYGAPYVITSGAMSHYDLRDPRCMIAIARLFGLNEAEAIKGLTYYPEQIIRRSSASYVMDGVEIVGAGGGDE
- a CDS encoding 50S ribosomal protein L15e, which translates into the protein MVKSAYSYIRDAWKNPSKTYVGELFWERLQEWRKEPTVVKIDRPTRLDRARALGYKAKQGIIVARAHVRRGGRRKSRYSRGRKSKHMGLRTLTRRTSIQRMAEVRASRKFPNMEVLNSYWVGQDGKHKWYEIILVDPHHPSIASDKNLSWITKGTHRGRAERGLTSAGKKGRGQRRKGKGTEKNYPSVQAHDRRGK
- the hypB gene encoding hydrogenase nickel incorporation protein HypB encodes the protein MHKIQVNVGASVTEANKRQAEENREHLEEHGIKAIDILGAVGSGKTMLVEKLTPVLRNRGFKVGAIVGDCYGDDDYQRIHALNIPTENLNTGTECHLDAHMVHHALHHLPLDDIDLLLIENVGNMVCPTDFPVGSHKRVVIVSVTEGDDVVNKHPAMFRECQIGIINKVDLAGAVGASIERMEKDMKRHNSNIQILKTNLKTGAGVEELADLITK
- a CDS encoding PAS domain S-box protein; translated protein: MVNARLLVVEDESIVAKDIQHRLRNLGYEVPAVVAYGEKAIEKAGELQPDLVLMDIFLKGEMDGIQAAEEIKRQYDIPVIFLTAFADPNTLQRAKITEPFGYILKPFEERELLTAIEMALYKHKMERRLKESERWLSVTLKSIGDAIITTDMAGKITFMNHVAENLTGWKQEEAHRRDLFGIFNLIDEAGRTLESPVSRVIKEGAAVIQQNDVILIARNGNEIAIDSSAAPIRDDKNNTIGAVLVFRDITERKQTEEALQFTQFSVDHAADAAFWVRDDGHFFYVNEAACQSLGYRRDELLRMSIADISEDITEQEWPDHMNRLKEHGRWTFESKHRKKDGKVFPVEVTTNVLKFNGREYICTFARDITERKQAEQTLMENNRHLEIISSITSTINKSDNTRDMLDHVLRDILNLLEIDSGAIYLFDSEDASEMKLRAAVTRLERGRVVRYKQTVPGITIVDQGSIFYSDSTQYLYESDGASAVTNVPISVKDKVVGIMTLSPGRSLDASDTRELLSISSQLGIAVDNHRLFKKIQDTSNYLASIINESPDPMLTTDASGLIVSFNRSASRLLSYAQDEVVGRPVNSLLPPGTTLDLGDSKSYVREFKCKDGSVIKLTTSTARLYKDGIKSGFIITLKDLSEISGLRVVPVTENTAAPETSSAYRFDPGVIYLFDKKKRQDHMEVFADQVKHNIQGLCITRQNPKKIREKYGLEKTPIIWLNSGEGVAGESVIKPDNMTSLGATIYKFMSEAKDGLILLDGMEYLMMRSSYETLLKFIHYLNDRIMMSNSRVVFCIDTRTIDERQLHILMSEMMDFDKVAVANDSMQIAPKLKVE
- a CDS encoding RNA-binding domain-containing protein; the encoded protein is MIHYILFRTQAHSTEEPSRVRQALENVLPQDTPIEALETEGYFGNPITIFTARLEKKAATQYMKFLRDKLPEEDLRALISELPERVSEDCTFFLRLSKQDAYLGDVRITYAEDAIALKAKVAAYPAKYELGLKILQDYFHAGE